From the genome of Bradyrhizobium sp. SZCCHNS1050, one region includes:
- a CDS encoding ABC transporter substrate-binding protein — protein sequence MTTSHARRMAALLAATTLSFAGSAFADDKVVKIGVLNDMSSLYADIGGPNSVAAVNMAVEDSGLKAKGWTIEVISGDHQNKPDVGVNIGRQWIDTQKVDVIMDTPNSGVALAVSNLVKEKNSILLNSGAATADLTGKACNANTISFTYDTYMLANGTGKALTKAGGDTWFFLTADYAFGHALERDTSAVVTSSGGKVLGSVKHPLNTADFSSFLLQAQSSKAKVIGLANAGGDTTNSIKQASEFGIVQGGQKLAALLLFVNDVHALGLKVAQGLTFTESFYWDLNDQTREWSKRFQKLSPKGTMPSMTVAGNYAGTLHYLKTLEALGGNPHDGAKVVAKMKEIPTDDPLFGKGPLRADGRRLIPAYLFEVKKPEESKYPWDYYKLIAKIAPEDAAKPLEASDCPLVKK from the coding sequence ATGACGACGTCTCATGCGCGGCGGATGGCTGCGCTGCTTGCCGCCACCACGCTCAGCTTTGCCGGCTCCGCCTTCGCCGACGACAAGGTCGTCAAGATCGGCGTGCTCAACGACATGTCCAGCCTCTACGCCGACATCGGCGGTCCCAACTCGGTCGCAGCCGTCAACATGGCGGTCGAGGATTCCGGCCTGAAGGCCAAGGGCTGGACCATCGAGGTCATCAGCGGCGACCACCAGAACAAGCCCGACGTCGGGGTCAATATCGGCCGGCAGTGGATCGACACGCAGAAGGTCGACGTGATCATGGACACGCCGAACTCGGGCGTGGCGCTGGCCGTCTCCAACCTGGTCAAGGAAAAGAACTCGATCCTGTTGAACTCCGGTGCCGCCACGGCGGACCTGACTGGCAAAGCGTGCAACGCAAACACCATCTCCTTCACCTACGACACCTATATGCTCGCGAACGGCACCGGCAAGGCACTGACCAAGGCCGGCGGCGACACCTGGTTCTTCCTGACCGCCGACTATGCCTTCGGTCACGCGCTGGAGCGCGACACCTCGGCCGTGGTGACCAGCAGCGGCGGCAAGGTGCTGGGCTCGGTGAAGCACCCGCTCAACACCGCCGACTTCTCGTCCTTCCTGCTGCAGGCGCAGTCGTCGAAGGCGAAGGTCATCGGGCTTGCCAATGCCGGCGGCGACACCACCAACTCGATCAAGCAGGCCTCCGAATTCGGCATCGTCCAGGGCGGCCAGAAGCTCGCCGCACTCCTGCTGTTCGTCAACGACGTGCATGCGCTGGGGCTGAAGGTGGCGCAGGGCCTGACCTTCACCGAGTCGTTCTACTGGGATCTGAACGACCAGACCCGCGAATGGTCCAAGCGTTTCCAGAAGCTGTCGCCGAAGGGCACGATGCCGTCGATGACGGTGGCGGGCAACTACGCCGGCACGCTGCATTACCTCAAGACGCTGGAAGCGCTCGGCGGCAATCCGCATGACGGCGCCAAGGTCGTGGCCAAGATGAAGGAGATCCCGACCGACGATCCGCTGTTCGGCAAGGGCCCGCTGCGCGCCGACGGACGCCGCCTGATCCCGGCCTATCTATTCGAGGTCAAGAAGCCCGAAGAGTCCAAATACCCGTGGGACTACTACAAGCTGATCGCCAAGATCGCGCCTGAGGATGCCGCCAAGCCGCTCGAGGCCAGCGACTGTCCGCTGGTGAAGAAGTAA
- a CDS encoding PLP-dependent aminotransferase family protein — protein MVSWKPVYARRADRMKASEIRELLKVLERPGMISFAGGIPDPALFPAAAAAQVYADALASPNVASAALQYAVSEGYGPLRQWIAEHMTAQGIAASPDNILVTAGSQQALDFLGKLLLTPADTALVTVPTYLGALQAFSAYEPRYDSIGPRAANRTPASYADEAAKEAAGARVKFVYVVPDFANPTGETLSRSARADVLDLAGELDVPVLEDSAYSALRFDGDEMPSLQSLDVRRYGSLDASRVIHLGTFSKTVAPGLRIGWVCASRAIISRLVLIKQASDLNVSAINQIVMHRLVTDGGHAGLIARARAHYRLKRDAMLRALEAQMPSEARWTRPDGGFFVWLTLPAGVSGAALLDRAMNQAQVAFVPGAAFFHDGSGTNTIRLSYSLPEEAVIEEGIGRLASLLR, from the coding sequence TTGGTGAGCTGGAAGCCCGTCTACGCGCGCCGCGCGGATCGCATGAAGGCATCGGAGATCCGCGAGCTGCTCAAGGTGCTGGAGCGGCCCGGCATGATTTCGTTCGCCGGCGGCATCCCCGATCCCGCGCTGTTTCCTGCAGCAGCGGCGGCGCAGGTCTATGCCGATGCGCTGGCATCGCCCAACGTGGCTTCCGCTGCTCTGCAATATGCCGTCAGCGAGGGCTACGGTCCGCTTCGCCAGTGGATCGCCGAGCACATGACCGCTCAGGGCATAGCGGCCTCGCCAGACAACATCCTCGTCACCGCGGGATCGCAACAGGCGCTCGATTTTCTCGGCAAGCTGCTGCTCACGCCCGCGGATACGGCGCTCGTCACCGTTCCCACCTATCTTGGCGCGCTGCAGGCCTTTTCGGCCTACGAGCCGCGTTACGATTCGATCGGTCCACGCGCTGCGAACCGCACCCCGGCCTCCTACGCGGACGAAGCCGCGAAAGAAGCTGCGGGGGCGCGCGTGAAGTTCGTCTATGTCGTGCCGGACTTTGCCAATCCGACCGGTGAGACGCTGTCGCGTTCGGCGCGCGCCGATGTCCTGGATCTCGCCGGCGAGCTGGACGTGCCGGTGTTGGAGGACAGCGCCTATTCTGCCTTGCGTTTCGACGGCGACGAGATGCCGTCGCTGCAGTCGTTGGACGTCCGTCGCTACGGCTCGCTCGATGCTTCCCGCGTCATCCATCTCGGAACGTTCTCGAAGACGGTCGCGCCGGGCCTGCGCATCGGCTGGGTTTGTGCATCGCGCGCCATCATCAGCCGTCTCGTCCTCATCAAGCAGGCGAGCGACCTCAACGTGTCAGCGATCAATCAGATCGTGATGCACAGGCTCGTGACAGACGGAGGGCATGCCGGGCTGATTGCACGGGCGCGCGCGCATTATCGGCTCAAGCGCGATGCGATGCTGAGGGCACTCGAGGCACAGATGCCGTCAGAAGCGAGGTGGACGCGGCCCGACGGCGGGTTCTTCGTCTGGCTCACCTTGCCGGCCGGCGTGTCCGGTGCCGCCTTGCTCGACCGGGCCATGAATCAGGCCCAGGTGGCGTTCGTTCCCGGGGCAGCCTTCTTCCACGACGGCAGCGGCACCAACACGATCCGCCTGTCCTATTCGCTGCCCGAGGAGGCTGTGATCGAGGAAGGCATCGGCCGCCTCGCGAGCCTGCTGCGCTGA